The sequence below is a genomic window from Nicotiana tomentosiformis chromosome 6, ASM39032v3, whole genome shotgun sequence.
GCTAAGGTCCTCCAATGGCAAAGAACGAGAACATTCGCGCTGATCTTGAGCAGCTCCTACAAGCTGAAGCTCAAACATGGGACTACATTTTGAGTTTCGTGCGTCCTTCTTGTATAAGATGTGCAGTTGAACTACGAATTCCTGATATTCTTCGCAAACATGGGATTATGACAATTTCTGACCTTGTTGCGTCTCTACCTAATCTGAACCCTTCTAAAATTTCCTTTCTCCCCGTTTTAATGCGAATTTTAGTTCATTCTGGCCTTCTCAATTACCAAAAAGAGGTAGATAGCTATTCCTTCACAACTGCTGGCTCTCTCCTCATAGAAAATGAACCTTTTCGCAAGAGGTCACATTTCCTTTTTAGCCAAAATCCTGTTATTACGTTAAAGCCATTTTCTTCCTTGAGCCATTGGTTACAAGATGATCTTCCCACTGCTTTTGACACAACGTACGGGAAATCCATGTG
It includes:
- the LOC104108618 gene encoding myricetin 7/4'-O-methyltransferase 2-like; translated protein: MAKNENIRADLEQLLQAEAQTWDYILSFVRPSCIRCAVELRIPDILRKHGIMTISDLVASLPNLNPSKISFLPVLMRILVHSGLLNYQKEVDSYSFTTAGSLLIENEPFRKRSHFLFSQNPVITLKPFSSLSHWLQDDLPTAFDTTYGKSMWDYCADEPKFGSIFNDVMASDSKLISHLFINSEQCKHVFEGLTSLVDVGGGTGTLVYFAQLE